From Heliomicrobium modesticaldum Ice1, a single genomic window includes:
- a CDS encoding YibE/F family protein, with the protein MKPPQEVYLKGKVRSILAEYPEDDPLSGPDAKTSMLRQTLQVELLDPPFQGQTQVISNIANLQNPYNGLYLHPGEEVVVYATLDDQGRLQGAAIQDLIRHRPIFTVAAIFAGLIVVLGGRRGIAALVTLALTGVLIWYVLLPAILQGQSPLLVSSLVCAVIGLIGTPLVGGVNRKSLAAIAGIIAGVIAAGLLAYLTGQQARITGIEFEYATMMLAIPDRPPLDLQGVYFAGVLIGSLGAVMDTSLTVASAAQEIRLVHKTVGRKELWQAGMNVGRDTMGMMSSTLILAYVGGALSLLVLLMAYQTPVLKIINSDLIVSEIIRSAAGSIGLILCIPVTAFCAALLMSKPKAVQNAKTVSIEQIDP; encoded by the coding sequence GTGAAGCCGCCGCAGGAGGTGTACCTGAAGGGAAAGGTCCGTTCCATATTGGCTGAATACCCCGAAGATGATCCGCTCAGCGGACCTGACGCAAAAACTTCCATGCTGCGCCAAACCCTCCAAGTGGAACTGCTCGATCCGCCTTTTCAGGGGCAAACCCAGGTGATCAGCAACATCGCCAACCTGCAGAACCCTTATAACGGCCTTTATCTTCACCCCGGAGAAGAGGTGGTCGTCTATGCCACCCTGGACGACCAGGGGCGCCTGCAGGGCGCGGCTATCCAGGACCTGATCCGTCACCGCCCCATCTTCACCGTTGCTGCTATCTTCGCGGGACTTATCGTCGTCCTCGGCGGACGCCGCGGCATCGCCGCCCTCGTCACGTTAGCCCTGACAGGCGTGCTCATCTGGTATGTCTTGCTACCGGCCATATTGCAGGGGCAGAGCCCCCTCCTGGTCAGTTCCCTTGTCTGTGCCGTCATCGGCCTCATCGGCACCCCCCTCGTCGGCGGTGTGAATCGCAAATCCCTGGCCGCCATCGCCGGCATCATCGCCGGCGTCATCGCCGCCGGGCTCCTCGCTTACCTGACAGGGCAGCAGGCGCGCATCACCGGCATCGAATTTGAATATGCCACGATGATGCTCGCCATTCCGGACCGCCCGCCCCTTGACCTGCAGGGCGTCTACTTCGCCGGCGTGCTCATCGGCAGCCTCGGCGCCGTCATGGACACCAGCCTCACCGTCGCGTCGGCGGCCCAGGAGATCCGGCTGGTGCATAAGACTGTGGGAAGGAAAGAGCTCTGGCAGGCCGGCATGAACGTGGGCCGCGACACGATGGGCATGATGTCGAGCACCCTCATCCTGGCCTATGTGGGCGGCGCCTTATCTCTGCTCGTCCTGCTGATGGCCTACCAGACGCCGGTGCTGAAGATCATCAACTCCGACCTGATCGTCAGCGAGATCATCCGCTCCGCCGCCGGGTCGATCGGGCTCATCCTGTGCATCCCTGTGACGGCTTTCTGCGCGGCCCTGCTCATGTCGAAGCCAAAGGCTGTTCAGAATGCGAAGACAGTATCCATCGAACAGATTGACCCATGA
- a CDS encoding IS110 family transposase, translating to MQVVYQRCCGLDVHKKKIVACVITPEGKELQTLGTMTEDFKSLVQWLQSKECPIVAMESTGVYWKPVYNLLELFGIEAWVVNAQHIKMVPGRKTDVKDAEWIASLMRHGLLKQLKHLDYLDEQIKRLDHAVARK from the coding sequence ATGCAAGTTGTTTATCAACGGTGCTGTGGGTTAGATGTTCATAAAAAGAAGATCGTTGCCTGTGTAATTACCCCGGAAGGCAAAGAACTACAGACGCTTGGAACAATGACAGAAGATTTCAAATCTTTGGTTCAATGGCTGCAAAGCAAGGAATGTCCAATCGTGGCGATGGAAAGCACAGGTGTGTACTGGAAGCCTGTTTATAATCTGTTGGAATTATTCGGGATTGAAGCTTGGGTGGTCAATGCGCAACATATTAAAATGGTTCCTGGGCGAAAGACGGACGTTAAAGATGCGGAGTGGATTGCGAGCTTGATGCGGCACGGGCTTCTGAAACAGTTGAAACATCTTGACTACCTGGATGAGCAAATCAAACGATTGGATCATGCCGTAGCTCGCAAATGA
- a CDS encoding IS3 family transposase: MRVIGIHEATYYARRQRLQREPKERTNNGGRPQPGYSWTQDGKRISDEQIKEYLMELIAGEESVYGYRKLGLCLHKQHQLIINHKKTYRLCKELDILSPQRQIKAKHPRRMARNRTITASNELWEMDIKYGYIAGEDRFFYLMSLIDVYDRSIVDYHIGLNCEGADAANTLKRALWKRNCFEKEKKPIVRTDNGSQFISRVFEETCEQYQVEHERIPPKTPNKNAHIESFHANLERECYIKHTFESYQDAYQVVGEYIDFYNQRRIHGSLYNMSPAEFCRQLADGNVPAFIVTL, translated from the coding sequence TTGCGTGTCATCGGCATTCACGAAGCCACCTACTACGCTCGGCGCCAACGTCTACAGAGAGAACCGAAAGAGCGCACAAACAATGGCGGACGGCCGCAACCAGGGTATTCATGGACACAAGACGGAAAGCGAATCAGCGATGAACAAATCAAGGAATACCTGATGGAGCTCATCGCTGGCGAAGAAAGCGTCTACGGATATCGAAAGCTGGGGCTCTGCCTTCATAAACAGCATCAGTTGATCATCAACCATAAAAAAACCTATCGACTATGCAAAGAGTTAGACATCCTATCGCCACAACGCCAGATCAAGGCCAAACATCCGCGCCGGATGGCGCGCAACCGAACCATTACCGCCTCCAACGAACTTTGGGAGATGGACATCAAATACGGCTACATCGCCGGTGAAGATCGCTTCTTCTATCTCATGTCGCTCATCGATGTCTATGATCGCTCTATTGTAGATTACCACATCGGGTTAAATTGTGAAGGTGCTGACGCAGCCAATACGCTGAAACGGGCGTTGTGGAAACGAAACTGCTTTGAAAAAGAAAAGAAGCCAATTGTGCGAACCGACAATGGATCGCAGTTTATCAGCCGTGTGTTTGAGGAAACGTGCGAACAATACCAGGTTGAACACGAACGAATTCCCCCAAAGACGCCGAACAAAAACGCCCATATCGAATCGTTTCATGCAAATCTGGAACGCGAGTGCTACATCAAGCATACCTTTGAATCCTACCAAGACGCCTACCAAGTGGTTGGAGAATACATTGACTTTTATAACCAGAGGCGAATCCACGGCAGCCTCTACAATATGTCCCCTGCGGAGTTTTGTCGACAGCTGGCGGATGGGAACGTACCCGCTTTTATTGTCACACTGTAG
- a CDS encoding transposase: MRRNRYPKELKEQLIQEAMEAGNATQVARRHGIDPKRLYYWIRESQHKGFQEAPAEAKQIAPYVPSSQEFKRLESENIALKKLLGEKTLEIQILQDLIKKKNPSYRKN; encoded by the coding sequence ATGAGACGAAATCGATACCCAAAAGAACTGAAGGAACAGCTGATCCAAGAAGCCATGGAAGCGGGAAATGCAACACAAGTGGCCCGCCGACATGGGATCGATCCGAAACGGCTGTATTACTGGATTCGAGAATCACAGCACAAGGGCTTCCAAGAAGCACCGGCGGAGGCAAAACAAATTGCTCCGTATGTGCCGTCCTCACAAGAATTTAAGCGATTGGAATCCGAAAACATAGCACTGAAAAAGCTACTCGGCGAAAAGACATTAGAAATCCAAATATTGCAAGATTTAATAAAAAAGAAGAACCCGAGCTATCGGAAAAATTAG
- a CDS encoding transposase — MFRKNTQHKQEELFNSFTGMNPKVKKSMQGTWAPLFYEHVFFHIDETPFAVLYSSHNGRPNFPINILLSLEFIKHMKDYTDEEILEQFHFNFQVMYALGIRNLGEVYLAERTLYEFRRRLYEYTISHPEQEDLIFRQFRKLTEHFMTIAGIASREQPMDSTQVQTNIKLAGRLSLAFDVVEKAVRECPAAHLPEALKPFAEPGFRNQFLYRCKTKETLGRIQEMLNQCALLLDIAEAHPESLRKETVALLQRFLQEQATYHAEKKQWIAKANKDIAADAIQSAHDPDVTYRKKGRQGYVGLVANVAETCANENPVQMITHYQVEKNSVSDTELLTQSMETLKKETGLTDLYVDGAYFSSKTEELAQENHVCIHYTNMTGRERKAEKLPVLAFTFDNNKAIVSCPACYNPLDTSFDEKRKVLIAEFERSTCQECPMQPACPVKIQSKKATVTIKQSSILAAQARERTMQIKKERLAATSKRAAIEGSISSIKRGQGAGRLRVRGIVKATLVFGMKVLGHNFRQLLRCFKKGFCQKLTTIYREDQGMSAPI; from the coding sequence GTGTTTCGGAAAAACACCCAACATAAACAAGAGGAATTATTTAACAGTTTTACAGGAATGAATCCAAAGGTAAAGAAAAGCATGCAAGGCACTTGGGCGCCCTTGTTCTACGAACACGTCTTTTTTCACATCGACGAAACCCCCTTCGCTGTTCTATACAGCAGCCACAATGGGCGTCCGAACTTTCCGATCAACATCCTGCTTTCCCTCGAGTTCATTAAACATATGAAAGACTACACCGACGAAGAGATCCTGGAACAGTTCCATTTCAACTTTCAGGTCATGTATGCCCTCGGCATCCGCAATCTGGGCGAAGTGTACCTGGCCGAGCGCACCCTCTATGAGTTCCGCCGCCGCCTTTATGAGTACACCATCAGCCACCCCGAACAAGAAGATCTTATCTTCCGTCAGTTTCGAAAGCTGACAGAACATTTTATGACCATCGCGGGAATCGCAAGCCGAGAACAGCCTATGGATTCGACGCAGGTTCAGACCAACATCAAGCTCGCCGGTCGTCTTTCCCTTGCCTTTGACGTCGTTGAAAAAGCTGTGCGTGAATGTCCGGCCGCCCATTTGCCGGAAGCACTGAAACCTTTTGCCGAACCCGGTTTCCGGAACCAATTCCTCTATCGTTGCAAGACCAAAGAGACGCTGGGACGCATCCAGGAGATGCTGAATCAGTGCGCCCTGCTATTGGACATTGCCGAAGCACACCCGGAAAGCCTGCGGAAAGAAACGGTTGCTTTGCTCCAACGCTTTCTTCAAGAGCAGGCCACATACCATGCCGAAAAGAAGCAGTGGATCGCCAAAGCCAACAAAGACATCGCAGCAGACGCTATCCAATCAGCCCACGACCCCGACGTGACCTATCGGAAAAAAGGCCGTCAAGGCTATGTGGGTCTTGTAGCGAACGTAGCAGAAACATGCGCGAACGAAAACCCGGTTCAGATGATCACACACTATCAGGTCGAAAAAAACAGCGTCAGTGACACCGAATTGCTAACCCAGAGCATGGAGACTCTCAAAAAAGAAACCGGGCTGACCGATCTGTATGTGGATGGCGCATACTTCAGCAGCAAAACAGAGGAGCTTGCCCAAGAAAACCATGTCTGTATCCACTACACGAATATGACAGGGAGAGAAAGAAAAGCCGAAAAGCTGCCCGTGCTCGCCTTTACCTTCGACAACAACAAAGCCATCGTCTCTTGTCCGGCGTGCTACAACCCGCTGGATACATCCTTCGATGAAAAACGAAAAGTTCTCATTGCCGAATTCGAAAGAAGCACCTGCCAAGAGTGTCCGATGCAACCAGCTTGTCCTGTGAAGATTCAATCGAAGAAAGCCACCGTAACCATCAAGCAGTCGTCAATCCTAGCAGCACAAGCGCGCGAACGAACCATGCAGATCAAAAAGGAGCGCTTGGCAGCGACGAGCAAGCGAGCCGCCATTGAAGGCAGCATCTCTTCCATCAAACGAGGACAAGGTGCGGGAAGACTTCGGGTGAGAGGCATTGTCAAAGCAACGTTGGTCTTCGGCATGAAAGTCCTAGGGCACAACTTTCGTCAACTGCTCCGATGCTTCAAGAAAGGGTTTTGCCAAAAACTTACAACAATCTATCGAGAGGACCAAGGGATGAGTGCGCCTATTTGA
- a CDS encoding IS1182-like element ISHmo2 family transposase gives MFRFDVDPQVSFYDFAALWDQLVPADSVFRLFRELAPLLIQPEDFTGLYCLDNGRPSHAARQMTMACMLQEMLGETDRGMEAQTRVNIEVKFALGMALDEPGIDHANFGVHRQRLIQKELDKVYLDRFIRLMYYLGVLTGKEPWITDTTHVIAPISAPTTIELIRQAMRLLVRLLAKQYSVPWHAIPHAPRAVRYLETVTEVKEHNLDDKAKMERLVEVVSEADELLAYVESSEASWKKKPDVIHYALLLCRILRERIIRKDDGTLEIAPGGSVKDMIVSAVDSEARFGCKGKTKWRGYKMAIVEVGNSGFIAAAEAMKANDYDGSSLVPLADQLPTDCVENPTIIGDTHYGAGDDRVTLKEKGIDVVAPLSPKTKCDILAGEGFQVSEDQTQLICPRGKVITTYSEVADGKNFVLRAKDHDCKHCPRYTTCFKEKKHRRTIFIHNAYGVMLEAAKHSQTKIYKEQMRLRSRIEAKQNELVNRYGLRRVRRIGKRNLAYAARLSALAANFQKLNRLRNDKNATMVLEVSALRGVAFKKAA, from the coding sequence TTGTTTCGATTCGATGTGGACCCCCAAGTTAGCTTTTACGACTTTGCAGCCCTCTGGGACCAACTTGTGCCTGCCGATTCCGTCTTTCGCCTGTTTCGTGAATTGGCGCCCCTATTAATACAACCGGAGGATTTTACAGGTCTCTATTGCCTTGACAACGGACGTCCCAGTCATGCGGCCCGGCAGATGACGATGGCCTGCATGTTACAGGAAATGCTGGGCGAAACAGACCGGGGGATGGAAGCACAGACACGTGTGAACATCGAGGTCAAGTTTGCGTTAGGAATGGCCCTCGATGAACCGGGCATTGATCACGCCAATTTTGGCGTCCACCGGCAACGGCTCATCCAAAAGGAACTTGATAAGGTCTATCTCGATCGCTTTATCCGGTTGATGTACTACCTGGGCGTTTTGACAGGGAAAGAACCTTGGATAACGGACACGACCCATGTCATAGCTCCCATCAGTGCCCCCACGACCATCGAACTGATCCGCCAAGCCATGCGCCTGTTGGTGCGTCTTTTGGCGAAGCAATACAGTGTTCCATGGCATGCAATCCCCCATGCCCCTCGGGCGGTACGTTACCTGGAAACAGTGACGGAAGTGAAAGAGCATAACCTGGACGATAAGGCCAAAATGGAACGGCTTGTTGAAGTGGTCAGCGAGGCTGACGAACTGCTGGCCTACGTGGAGTCATCGGAGGCTTCGTGGAAGAAGAAGCCCGATGTCATTCATTACGCCCTTTTGCTTTGCCGTATCCTCCGTGAACGAATCATTCGGAAAGATGATGGAACTCTTGAGATAGCCCCCGGCGGTTCTGTCAAAGATATGATAGTTTCGGCTGTAGACAGCGAAGCCCGTTTCGGTTGTAAGGGCAAGACGAAATGGCGCGGGTATAAGATGGCCATCGTCGAAGTCGGAAATTCCGGATTTATCGCCGCCGCCGAGGCCATGAAAGCCAACGACTATGACGGCTCCAGTCTGGTGCCGTTAGCGGATCAGCTTCCCACCGATTGTGTAGAAAACCCGACGATCATTGGAGATACCCACTATGGTGCGGGCGATGACCGTGTCACCCTCAAGGAAAAAGGCATTGACGTAGTGGCGCCACTTTCACCAAAGACAAAATGTGATATCCTCGCGGGCGAGGGATTTCAAGTTTCCGAAGACCAAACACAACTGATCTGCCCGAGAGGAAAAGTCATCACCACCTATTCGGAAGTGGCAGATGGGAAGAACTTCGTGCTTCGCGCCAAGGACCATGATTGCAAGCACTGCCCTCGTTACACGACCTGTTTTAAAGAAAAGAAACATCGGCGCACGATTTTTATTCACAACGCCTATGGTGTCATGCTCGAGGCGGCAAAGCACTCCCAAACGAAAATCTATAAGGAACAGATGCGTCTTCGCAGCCGCATCGAAGCCAAGCAAAATGAACTGGTCAACCGTTACGGACTGCGCCGGGTTCGCCGTATCGGAAAACGAAATCTGGCTTATGCCGCCCGGCTCAGCGCGTTAGCGGCGAACTTTCAAAAACTCAACCGTCTACGAAATGATAAGAATGCAACCATGGTGTTGGAGGTGAGTGCCTTACGCGGTGTTGCTTTCAAAAAAGCCGCATAA
- a CDS encoding IS1182-like element ISHmo2 family transposase yields MFRFDVDPQVSFYDFAALWDQLVPADSVFRLFRELAPLLIQPEDFTGLYCLDNGRPSHAARQMTMACMLQEMLGETDRGMEAQTRVNIEVKFALGMALDEPGIDHANFGVHRQRLIQKELDKVYLDRFIRLMYYLGVLTGKEPWITDTTHVIAPISAPTTIELIRQAMRLLVRLLAKQYSVPWHAIPHAPRAVRYLETVTEVKEHNLNDKAKMERLVEVVSEADELLAYVESSEASWKKKPDVIHYALLLCRILRERIIRKDDGTLEIAPGGSVKDMIVSAVDSEARFGCKGKTKWRGYKMAIVEVGNSGFIAAAEAMKANDYDGSSLVPLADQLPTDCVENPTIIGDTHYGAGDDRVTLKEKGIDVVAPLSPKTKCDILAGEGFQVSEDQTQLICPRGKVITTYSEVADGKNFVLRAKDHDCKHCPRYTTCFKEKKHRRTIFIHNAYGVMLEAAKHSQTKIYKEQMRLRSRIEAKQNELVNRYGLRRVRRIGKRNLAYAARLSALAANFQKLNRLRNDKNATMVLEVSALRGVAFKKAA; encoded by the coding sequence TTGTTTCGATTCGATGTGGATCCCCAAGTTAGCTTTTACGACTTTGCAGCCCTCTGGGACCAACTTGTGCCTGCCGATTCCGTCTTTCGCCTGTTTCGTGAATTGGCGCCCCTATTAATACAACCGGAGGATTTTACAGGTCTCTATTGCCTTGACAACGGACGTCCCAGTCATGCGGCCCGGCAGATGACGATGGCCTGCATGTTACAGGAAATGCTGGGCGAAACAGACCGGGGGATGGAAGCACAGACACGTGTGAACATCGAGGTCAAGTTTGCGTTAGGAATGGCCCTCGATGAACCGGGCATTGATCACGCCAATTTTGGCGTCCACCGGCAACGGCTCATCCAAAAGGAACTTGATAAGGTCTATCTCGATCGCTTTATCCGGTTGATGTACTACCTGGGCGTTTTGACAGGGAAAGAACCTTGGATAACGGACACGACCCATGTCATAGCTCCCATCAGTGCCCCCACGACCATCGAACTGATCCGCCAAGCCATGCGCCTGTTGGTGCGTCTTTTGGCGAAGCAATACAGTGTTCCATGGCATGCAATCCCCCATGCCCCTCGGGCGGTACGTTACCTGGAAACAGTGACGGAAGTGAAAGAGCATAACCTGAACGATAAGGCCAAAATGGAACGGCTTGTTGAAGTGGTCAGCGAGGCTGACGAACTGCTGGCCTACGTGGAGTCATCGGAGGCTTCGTGGAAGAAGAAGCCCGATGTCATTCATTACGCCCTTTTGCTTTGCCGTATCCTCCGTGAACGAATCATTCGGAAAGATGATGGAACTCTTGAGATAGCCCCCGGCGGTTCTGTCAAAGATATGATCGTTTCGGCTGTAGACAGCGAAGCCCGTTTCGGTTGTAAGGGCAAGACGAAATGGCGCGGGTATAAGATGGCCATCGTCGAAGTCGGAAATTCCGGATTTATCGCCGCCGCCGAGGCCATGAAAGCCAACGACTATGACGGCTCCAGTCTGGTGCCGTTAGCGGATCAGCTTCCCACCGATTGTGTAGAAAACCCGACGATCATTGGAGATACCCACTATGGTGCGGGCGATGACCGTGTCACCCTCAAGGAAAAAGGCATTGACGTAGTGGCGCCACTTTCACCAAAGACAAAATGTGATATCCTCGCGGGCGAGGGATTTCAAGTTTCCGAAGACCAAACACAACTGATCTGCCCGAGAGGAAAAGTCATCACCACCTATTCGGAAGTGGCAGATGGGAAGAACTTCGTGCTTCGCGCCAAGGACCATGATTGCAAGCACTGCCCTCGTTACACGACCTGTTTTAAAGAAAAGAAACATCGGCGCACGATTTTTATTCACAACGCCTATGGTGTCATGCTCGAGGCGGCAAAGCACTCCCAAACGAAAATCTATAAGGAACAGATGCGTCTTCGCAGCCGCATCGAAGCCAAGCAAAATGAACTGGTCAACCGTTACGGACTGCGCCGGGTTCGCCGTATCGGAAAACGAAATCTGGCTTATGCCGCCCGGCTCAGCGCGTTAGCGGCGAACTTTCAAAAACTCAACCGTCTACGAAATGATAAGAATGCAACCATGGTGTTGGAGGTGAGCGCCTTACGCGGTGTTGCTTTCAAAAAAGCCGCATAA
- a CDS encoding IS4 family transposase — translation MQIPNIEPGLIEEALSKLFPKEWVSEVAAETGFVKRERKISPVVFLWALVLGFGVGVQRTLGDLRRSYMEQAGHSVVPSAFYDRFTPELVEFLKRCVEKAIGHLVVEPGQVMSERLKDILDIAVIDSSLVRLHDQLAKKWPGPRTNHSPAAAKVNMLVSVFGATRSQVQIVEGTRGESKLLSIGSWVKDRILLFDLGYFSFKHFGKIMNEKGYFVSRLKSNSNPLILRSLIQHRGRTIAVEGKRLLDIKGSLRREIIDFEVLVSNSQSSNMDLVKRTALQLRVVGILNEETKDYHFYITNLPAERFPAEDIATLYRARWTIELLFKELKSYYHLESISSGKDCIVEALLYTALLTLIVSRRILGLLREQFPEHAHRMKPLRWARVFTVIADDILRNVLIYQGIHPKGYNLLLGIFVAEAIDPNVLRKENFRALITSFAKGY, via the coding sequence ATGCAAATTCCAAATATTGAACCCGGGTTAATCGAAGAAGCTTTATCTAAGTTATTTCCGAAAGAATGGGTTTCAGAAGTAGCCGCAGAAACGGGCTTCGTTAAGAGAGAAAGGAAAATTAGCCCGGTTGTGTTCCTGTGGGCTCTTGTTTTAGGGTTTGGCGTGGGAGTTCAGCGCACACTGGGTGATTTACGTCGTTCATACATGGAGCAAGCAGGGCATTCTGTCGTTCCCTCTGCCTTTTATGACCGATTTACCCCGGAACTGGTTGAATTTTTAAAGCGTTGCGTGGAAAAAGCCATCGGACATCTAGTGGTTGAGCCGGGGCAAGTCATGAGTGAACGCCTTAAGGATATCCTTGATATCGCTGTGATCGACAGTTCGCTAGTTCGTCTACACGATCAGTTGGCCAAGAAGTGGCCTGGACCCCGAACGAATCATTCTCCCGCTGCGGCAAAGGTCAATATGCTGGTCAGTGTTTTTGGCGCTACCCGGAGCCAAGTCCAGATTGTGGAGGGAACGCGAGGCGAGAGCAAGCTATTATCGATTGGCAGTTGGGTCAAAGATCGAATTCTCCTGTTTGATTTGGGCTACTTCAGCTTTAAGCACTTCGGCAAGATTATGAATGAGAAGGGGTACTTCGTTAGCCGACTCAAGAGCAATAGCAATCCTTTGATTTTACGGTCCTTGATCCAGCATCGTGGACGCACAATTGCCGTAGAAGGAAAACGACTCTTGGATATCAAGGGCAGTTTACGCCGCGAAATCATTGACTTCGAAGTCCTTGTATCCAATAGCCAAAGCAGTAACATGGACTTGGTCAAACGGACTGCTTTACAGTTGCGGGTTGTTGGGATTTTAAACGAAGAAACGAAGGACTATCACTTCTACATCACCAATCTTCCGGCAGAACGATTTCCGGCGGAGGATATTGCCACACTATACCGGGCTCGGTGGACGATCGAACTCTTGTTTAAAGAACTGAAAAGTTACTACCACCTTGAGTCAATTTCCTCCGGAAAGGACTGCATCGTGGAGGCACTACTTTACACAGCATTGCTGACCCTGATTGTAAGCCGACGGATCCTCGGACTGCTTCGCGAACAGTTCCCAGAACATGCTCACCGGATGAAACCGCTACGCTGGGCACGGGTGTTTACCGTTATCGCTGATGATATTCTACGCAATGTTCTGATCTACCAAGGCATTCATCCTAAGGGATACAATCTTCTATTGGGTATCTTTGTTGCGGAAGCGATTGACCCGAATGTTTTGCGAAAAGAGAACTTTCGAGCGTTGATTACATCATTTGCAAAAGGATATTAG
- a CDS encoding transposase: MFRKNTQHKQEELFNSFTGMNPKVQKSMQGTWAPLFYEHVFFHIDETPFAVLYSSHNGRPNFPINILLSLEFIKHMKDYTDEEILEQFHFNFQVMYALGIRNLGEVYLAERTLYEFRRRLYEYTISHPEQEDLIFRQFRKLTEHFMTIAGIASREQPMDSTQVQTNIKLAGRLSLAFDVVEKAVRECPAAHLPEALKPFAEPGFRNQFLYRCKTKETLGRIQEMLNQCALLLDIAEAHPESLRKETVALLQRFLQEQATYHAEKKQWIAKANKDIAADAIQSAHDPDVTYRKKGRQGYVGLVANVAETCANENPVQMITHYQVEKNSVSDTELLTQSMETLKKETGLTDLYVDGAYFSSKTEELAQENHVCIHYTNMTGRERKAEKLPVLAFTFDNNKAIVSCPACYNPLDTSFDEKRKVLIAEFERSTCQECPMQPACPVKIQSKKAIVTIKQSSILAAQARERTMQIKKERLAATSKRAAIEGSISSIKRGQGAGRLRVRGIVKATLVFGMKVLGHNFRQLLRCFKKGFCQKLATIYREEQGISAPI, encoded by the coding sequence GTGTTTCGGAAAAACACCCAACATAAACAAGAGGAATTATTTAACAGTTTTACAGGAATGAATCCAAAGGTACAGAAAAGCATGCAAGGCACTTGGGCGCCCTTGTTCTACGAACACGTCTTTTTTCACATCGACGAAACCCCCTTCGCTGTTCTATACAGCAGCCACAATGGGCGTCCGAACTTTCCGATCAACATCCTGCTTTCCCTCGAGTTCATTAAACATATGAAAGACTACACCGACGAAGAGATCCTGGAACAGTTCCATTTCAACTTTCAGGTCATGTATGCCCTCGGCATCCGCAATCTGGGCGAAGTGTACCTTGCCGAGCGCACCCTCTATGAGTTCCGCCGCCGCCTTTATGAGTACACCATCAGCCACCCCGAACAAGAAGATCTTATCTTCCGTCAGTTTCGAAAGCTGACGGAACATTTTATGACCATTGCGGGAATCGCAAGCCGAGAACAGCCTATGGATTCGACGCAGGTTCAGACCAACATCAAGCTCGCCGGTCGTCTTTCCCTTGCCTTTGACGTCGTTGAAAAAGCTGTGCGTGAATGTCCGGCCGCCCATTTGCCGGAAGCACTGAAACCTTTTGCCGAACCCGGTTTCCGGAACCAATTCCTCTATCGTTGCAAGACCAAAGAGACGCTGGGACGCATCCAGGAGATGCTGAATCAGTGCGCCCTGCTATTGGACATTGCCGAGGCACACCCGGAAAGCCTGCGGAAAGAAACGGTTGCTTTGCTCCAACGCTTTCTTCAAGAGCAGGCCACATACCATGCCGAAAAGAAGCAGTGGATCGCCAAAGCCAACAAAGACATCGCAGCAGACGCTATCCAATCAGCCCACGACCCCGACGTGACCTATCGGAAAAAAGGCCGTCAAGGCTATGTGGGTCTTGTGGCGAACGTAGCAGAAACATGCGCGAACGAAAACCCGGTTCAGATGATCACACACTATCAGGTCGAAAAAAACAGCGTCAGTGACACCGAATTGCTAACCCAGAGCATGGAGACTCTCAAAAAAGAAACCGGGCTGACCGATCTGTATGTGGATGGCGCATACTTCAGCAGCAAAACAGAGGAGCTTGCCCAAGAAAACCATGTCTGTATCCACTACACGAATATGACAGGGAGAGAAAGAAAAGCCGAAAAGCTGCCCGTGCTCGCCTTTACCTTCGACAACAACAAAGCCATCGTCTCTTGTCCGGCGTGCTACAACCCGCTGGATACATCCTTCGATGAAAAACGAAAAGTTCTCATTGCCGAATTCGAAAGAAGCACCTGCCAAGAGTGTCCCATGCAACCAGCTTGTCCTGTGAAGATTCAATCGAAGAAAGCCATCGTAACCATCAAGCAGTCGTCAATCCTAGCAGCACAAGCGCGCGAACGAACCATGCAGATCAAAAAGGAGCGCTTGGCAGCGACGAGCAAGCGAGCCGCCATTGAAGGCAGCATCTCTTCCATCAAACGAGGACAAGGTGCGGGAAGACTTCGGGTGAGAGGCATTGTCAAAGCAACGTTAGTCTTCGGCATGAAAGTCCTAGGGCACAACTTTCGTCAACTGCTCCGATGCTTCAAAAAAGGGTTTTGCCAAAAACTTGCAACAATCTATCGAGAGGAACAAGGGATAAGTGCGCCTATTTGA